A region from the Medicago truncatula cultivar Jemalong A17 chromosome 6, MtrunA17r5.0-ANR, whole genome shotgun sequence genome encodes:
- the LOC11430168 gene encoding cytidine deaminase 1, with protein sequence MEEPKFIIEVSEAKSLTQSTNLTLTQLLPTIVKSSQPLARVPISKFHVAAVAVGISGRIFIGVNVEFPNLPFHHTIHAEQFLLTNLSHNKETQIQYLAVSAAPCGHCRQFLQEIRGAGDIPLLITSDLEKTAKTEFTSLSEFLSHPFGPHDLLPKHVPLLLEPRHNDLCFIEIEGPITNSIKPHLKDAALKAANESHAPYSDSPSGVALLDSRGNVYKGSYMESAAYNPSMGPVQAALVAFIVGARDGAAEYGELVEAVLVEKEDAVVKQEDTARLLLRSIAPQCSFNVFLCSSNNKI encoded by the coding sequence atggaagaacCTAAATTCATAATAGAAGTATCAGAAGCAAAATCATTAACCCAATCAACAAACCTAACCCTAACCCAACTCCTCCCCACCATTGTCAAATCATCCCAACCATTAGCCCGTGTCCCTATCTCCAAATTCCATGTTGCGGCCGTCGCAGTTGGAATCTCCGGTCGAATCTTCATCGGTGTCAATGTCGAATTCCCTAACCTTCCTTTTCACCATACCATCCATGCAGAACAATTTCTCTTAACAAACCTCTCCCATAACAAAGAAACTCAAATTCAATACCTTGCAGTCTCCGCTGCACCTTGTGGCCATTGCCGCCAGTTTCTTCAAGAAATTCGTGGCGCCGGAGATATTCCTCTCCTCATAACATCTGACTTGGAGAAAACTGCGAAAACTGAGTTTACATCTCTTTCTGAATTCCTTTCTCATCCTTTTGGTCCTCATGATCTTCTACCTAAACATGTTCCTCTACTCCTAGAGCCTCGTCATAATGATTTGTGTTTTATAGAAATAGAAGGTCCGATCACAAATTCAATAAAGCCACACCTGAAGGATGCAGCACTGAAAGCTGCGAATGAATCACATGCGCCGTACAGTGACTCACCTTCAGGTGTGGCTTTATTGGATTCACGTGGGAATGTTTATAAAGGTAGTTATATGGAATCAGCAGCTTATAATCCTAGCATGGGACCGGTTCAGGCTGCTTTGGTGGCTTTTATTGTTGGCGCCAGGGACGGTGCAGCGGAGTATGGAGAATTGGTGGAAGCGGTTTTGGTGGAGAAAGAGGATGCAGTGGTGAAACAGGAGGATACGGCAAGGCTGTTGCTTAGGTCCATCGCACCTCAATGTAGCTTCAATGTGTTTCTTTGCAGTTCCAATAATAAAATCTAA
- the LOC11426968 gene encoding type I inositol polyphosphate 5-phosphatase 12 — translation MDDRNIDDDEKESLAGLSSVPPRRKTHSYSQQLRDTSTHKRHHQVRKHSLDDSLISNNIVESSSFYEESDTDDDDFFANSNSVGAEDYIESGGISDDLSHYQPLQEFIGSGGGTGVFKAPIRMAVHPGRPPCLELRPHPLRETQVGKFLRNIACTETQLWAGQECGVRVWEFQKAYEHGCGLGGRVRRGDEDAAPFYESADTSPTFCLTVDNGNKMVWTGHKDGKIRSWKVDQQFSTPFKEGLSWQAHRGPVLAMIISSYGDLWSGSEGGVIKIWPWESIEKSLSMSPEEKHMAALLVERSFIDLRTQVTVNGVCSISSQEVKCFLSDHIRGRVWCATALSFSLWDARTKDLLKVFNIDGQAENRVDMSSVQQDQAVEDEMKVKFVSNSKKEKSQSTSFLQRSRNAIMGAADAVRRVATKGAGAFVDDTKRTEALVQTNDGIIWSGCTNGLLVQWDGSGNRLQDFNRHPCAVQCFCTFGTRIYVGYVSGIIQILDLEGNIIAGWVAHNSPVLKLAVGNGSVYSLATHGGIRGWNIASPGPVDNIIRTELASKELTYTRRHGIRILIGTWNVGQGRATQEALLSWLGSVVSDVGIVVVGLQEVEMGAGFLAMSAAKETVGLEGSAMGQWWLDTIGKALEEGKAFERMGSRQLAGLLISLWVRKNLRKHVGDIDAGAVPCGFGRAIGNKGGVGLRIRVYDRIMCFVNCHLAAHLEAVNRRNADFDHIYKNMVFSRSSTLLNTAAGMLPYLFLYCSLAFSTYLFWLLYSCGLPFILSVAAGVSTSAHMLRSTNAMGSSSEDAKPELSDADMVVFFGDFNYRLFGISYDEARDFVSQRCFDWLREKDQLREEMKNGKVFQGMREAVIKFPPTYKFERHLPGLGGYDSGEKKRIPAWCDRIIYRDTRPAAVSDCNLDCPVVSSILQYDACMDVTESDHKPVRCKFNVRISHADRSIRRKEFGEIMTSNEKIRSMLEESRYVPECNVSPDNLVLENQEASFLLITNRSTNDKAVYKITCDGQSTVKNDGEAPDYTPRGAFGFPRWLEVSPSIGIIKPEQTLEVSVRHEDVHASEELVDGIPQTWWSEDTRDKEVILVVHVQGSSSVQTSSHKIHVRHCFSGKPTRTDSKSNSARRSHVS, via the exons ATGGATGATCGAAATATTGACGACGATGAGAAGGAGTCTTTGGCCGGGTTGAGTTCTGTTCCACCTCGTCGCAAAACACATTCGTATAGCCAACAGCTACGAGACACGTCTACACACAAACGGCATCATCAAGTCCGTAAGCACAGTCTTGATGATAGCCTTATATCGAATAACATCGTCGAGTCTTCTTCTTTTTATGAGGAGTCTGACACGGATGATGATGACTTTTTCGCTAATTCAAATTCTGTTGGTGCTGAGGACTACATTGAAAGTGGTGGGATTTCTGATGATTTGTCTCATTATCAGCCATTGCAAGAATTTATTGGCAGCGGTGGCGGAACTGGAGTCTTTAAGGCTCCTATTAGAATGGCCGTTCATCCTGGGAGACCGCCATGTCTTGAGTTAAGGCCTCATCCGTTAAGGGAGACTCAGGTAGGGAAATTCCTCAGAAACATTGCATGTACCGAAACACAGCTGTGGGCTGGACAGGAATGTGGGGTGAGGGTGTGGGAGTTTCAAAAGGCCTATGAACACGGTTGCGGTCTGGGAGGAAGGGTTAGGAGGGGAGATGAGGACGCTGCACCTTTTTATGAATCTGCTGATACCTCTCCTACATTTTGTTTGACCGTCGACAACGGGAATAAGATGGTCTGGACTGGCCATAAGGATGGCAAGATTAGGTCATGGAAAGTGGATCAACAATTTTCGACCCCCTTTAAGGAAGGTCTTTCTTGGCAGGCACACAGAGGTCCCGTTCTTGCCATGATCATAAGCAGCTACG GTGATCTCTGGTCAGGTTCCGAAGGGGGTGTTATTAAGATTTGGCCTTGGGAATCAATTGAAAAATCTCTCTCTATGTCTCCAGAAGAAAAGCACATGGCAGCCTTACTTGTGGAGAGATCATTCATTGATCTCAGAACTCAAGTCACCGTCAATGGTGTCTGCAGTATATCTTCTCAAGAGGTTAAGTGTTTTCTGTCTGATCATATTAGAGGTCGTGTCTGGTGTGCTACAGCTCTATCCTTTTCACTCTG GGATGCGCGTACAAAGGACCTTCTGAAAGTATTTAACATCGATGGTCAAGCAGAAAATCGAGTTGACATGTCATCCGTGCAGCAGGATCAAGCAGTAGAAGACGAAATGAAGGTGAAGTTTGTTTCCAACTCAAAAAAGGAAAAGTCCCAGAGTACTAGCTTTCTGCAGAGGTCACGTAATGCAATCATGGGAGCTGCAGATGCTGTCCGTCGAGTTGCAACCAAGGGAGCTGGAGCATTTGTTGATGATACTAAAAGAACGGAAGCCCTTGTGCAAACAAACGATGGGATAATTTGGAGTGGATGTACAAATGGCTTACTTGTGCAATGGGATGGAAGTGGAAACCGTTTGCAGGATTTTAATCGCCACCCTTGTGCCGTCCAATGCTTCTGCACTTTCGGAACACGAATATATGTAGGATATGTGAGTGGTATTATCCAAATACTGGACTTGGAAGGAAATATAATTGCAGGATGGGTTGCTCATAATAGTCCTGTGCTTAAATTAGCTGTTGGCAACGGTTCTGTTTATAGCTTGGCAACTCACGGTGGCATACGTGGATGGAATATTGCATCTCCAGGTCCCGTTGATAACATAATTAGAACAGAACTAGCCTCAAAGGAACTTACTTATACAAGAAGGCACGGTATCAGAATTTTGATTGGCACATGGAATGTTGGTCAAGGTAGAGCTACTCAAGAAGCACTTTTGTCGTGGCTTGGGTCCGTTGTATCAGATGTTGGCATTGTTGTGGTTGGTTTGCAAGAAGTGGAGATGGGTGCTGGTTTTCTTGCAATGTCCGCGGCAAAAGAAACT GTAGGTCTAGAAGGAAGTGCAATGGGACAGTGGTGGCTGGATACAATAGGAAAGGCCTTGGAAGAAGGAAAAGCTTTCGAGCGTATGGGCTCTCGGCAGCTTGCTGGCTTGCTTATATCTCTTTG GGTAAGAAAGAATCTTAGAAAACATGTTGGAGATATTGATGCTGGAGCAGTTCCATGTGGTTTTGGACGTGCAATTGGTAACAAG GGAGGAGTGGGTTTGAGAATCAGAGTCTACGATAGGATAATGTGCTTTGTGAATTGTCACTTGGCAGCACATTTGGAAGCTGTTAATCGGCGAAACGCTGATTTTGATCACATTTATAAGAATATGGTCTTCAGCCGATCATCCACTCTACTTAATACTGCAGCTGGTATGCTACCATACCTGTTCTTGTATTGCTCTCTTGCCTTCTCCACATATTTATTTTGGCTACTTTACTCTTGTGGCTTGCCATTCATCCTGTCTGTTGCAGCTGGTGTCTCTACTTCCGCTCACATGCTTCGCAGTACAAAT GCTATGGGTTCCAGCTCAGAAGATGCAAAACCTGAGTTATCTGATGCAGATATGGTGGTATTTTTTGGTGATTTCAACTATCGGCTTTTTGGTATATCATATGATGAAGCCAGGGACTTTGTTTCTCAAAGATGCTTTGATTGGCTTAGAGAAAAGGACCAGCTCAGGGAGGAGATGAAAAACGGAAAAGTTTTCCAGGGAATGCGCGAGGCAGTAATCAAATTTCCTCCAACATATAAGTTTGAGAGGCATCTACCAGGTTTAGGAG GGTATGATTCTGGGGAGAAAAAGCGAATTCCTGCTTGGTGTGACAGAATAATATATCGTGATACTCGACCAGCTGCAGTTTCAGATTGCAACTTAGACTGCCCTGTCGTGTCATCAATTTTACA GTATGATGCTTGCATGGACGTGACTGAAAGCGATCACAAACCAGTTCGATGTAAGTTCAACGTGAGAATTTCTCATGCTGATAGATCAATTAGGAGAAAAGAATTTGGTGAGATTATGACATCAAATGAGAAAATCAGATCTATGCTTGAAGAATCGCGTTATGTTCCAGAATGCAATGTCAGCCCAGACAATTTAGTCCTTGAAAACCAAGAGGCTTCATTTTTGCTTATTACAAACAGAAGTACAAATGATAAGGCTGTATACAAGATCACTTGTGATGGCCAGTCTACAGTCAAGAATGACGGCGAAGCACCTGATTATACCCCAAGAGGTGCCTTTGGATTTCCTAGATGGCTTGAG GTGTCTCCATCGATCGGTATAATTAAACCTGAGCAAACTTTAGAGGTTTCGGTACGCCATGAAGATGTGCATGCCTCTGAAGAATTAGTAGATGGGATACCACAGACCTGGTGGAGTGAAGACACTAGAGACAAGGAAGTGATTTTGGTTGTTCATGTTCAAGGCAGTTCATCAGTCCAAACTAGCAGTCACAAAATTCATGTGCGCCATTGCTTCTCAGGAAAGCCGACTCGAACCGACTCAAAATCCAACAGTGCAAGAAGAAGTCATGTAAGCTAA